A window of the Scandinavium goeteborgense genome harbors these coding sequences:
- a CDS encoding SDR family NAD(P)-dependent oxidoreductase, with protein sequence MTQRIALITGASRGLGKNAALKLAAKGIDILLTYNSNQQEAQKVVAEIEKFGVKAAALQLNVAEVSGFEKFAQQVQLQLQQTWQRDTFDYLVNNAGIGLYGAFAETSEAVFDELMNIHFKGPFFLTQQLLPLIQDGGRILNVSSGLARFALPGFAAYASMKGAMEVLTRYQAKELGARGISVNIIAPGAIETDFGGGRVRDNAEMNQYVASQTALGRAGLPDDIGGAIAALLSDELGWMNAQRIEVSGGMFL encoded by the coding sequence ATGACACAACGTATCGCTTTGATCACTGGCGCAAGCCGTGGGCTGGGAAAAAACGCGGCCCTGAAGCTGGCAGCGAAAGGAATTGATATTCTGCTGACGTACAACAGCAATCAGCAGGAAGCACAAAAAGTTGTCGCGGAAATTGAGAAATTTGGCGTGAAAGCCGCGGCATTACAGCTGAACGTCGCCGAAGTGTCGGGTTTTGAGAAGTTCGCTCAACAGGTTCAGCTGCAACTGCAACAAACCTGGCAGCGCGACACCTTTGATTATTTAGTGAACAACGCCGGAATCGGTCTGTACGGTGCGTTTGCCGAGACCAGTGAAGCGGTGTTTGACGAGCTGATGAACATCCACTTTAAAGGCCCGTTCTTCCTGACTCAGCAGCTTCTGCCACTCATTCAGGATGGCGGCCGGATCCTGAACGTGTCGTCTGGGCTGGCGCGTTTTGCGCTGCCGGGCTTTGCGGCTTACGCCTCCATGAAAGGTGCGATGGAAGTGCTGACGCGCTACCAGGCGAAAGAACTGGGCGCGCGCGGTATTTCGGTCAACATTATTGCCCCGGGTGCGATTGAAACCGACTTCGGCGGCGGGCGCGTGCGTGATAATGCGGAAATGAATCAGTATGTTGCATCCCAGACGGCGCTTGGCCGGGCGGGCCTGCCGGATGATATCGGCGGCGCGATTGCCGCGCTGCTCAGCGACGAGCTGGGCTGGATGAACGCGCAACGCATTGAAGTTTCGGGCGGGATGTTCCTGTAA
- a CDS encoding GNAT family N-acetyltransferase, translating to MVKIVTPRLSAESLSEADWPFFLALEQNQEVMRYVDDSRPESEIREAFESRLPQWKPGAEHWLCLLVREKATGMPVGLTGYIHREPDCAEVGFLFAPEAHGRGFATESLRAVCDFAFTTGEIRRLIATVTVGNSASRRVLEKAGFMLEGELRESYLIGGKWHNDWVLGLLRHEYQRPSP from the coding sequence ATGGTAAAAATCGTGACACCCAGATTGAGTGCTGAATCGCTTTCCGAAGCGGACTGGCCCTTCTTTTTGGCCTTGGAGCAGAACCAGGAAGTGATGCGCTACGTGGATGATTCACGGCCGGAAAGCGAGATCCGAGAAGCATTTGAATCGCGACTACCGCAGTGGAAGCCGGGTGCCGAACATTGGCTGTGCCTGCTGGTTCGGGAGAAGGCAACGGGCATGCCCGTGGGCTTGACCGGGTATATTCACCGGGAGCCGGACTGTGCGGAAGTGGGTTTCTTATTTGCACCCGAAGCGCACGGTAGAGGGTTCGCCACGGAATCGCTGCGCGCGGTATGTGATTTTGCGTTTACCACCGGTGAGATACGGCGGCTCATCGCCACAGTCACCGTGGGGAATAGCGCCTCGCGCCGGGTGCTGGAGAAAGCGGGTTTTATGCTGGAAGGGGAATTGCGGGAAAGCTATCTGATTGGCGGGAAATGGCACAACGATTGGGTGCTGGGATTATTGCGTCACGAGTATCAACGCCCCTCACCCTAG